The following proteins are encoded in a genomic region of Mycolicibacterium confluentis:
- a CDS encoding winged helix-turn-helix transcriptional regulator: MVTLVGPLKDRDSWSAVGHCPIEKTMAVVGTKSAMLIMREAYYGTTRFDDFAQRVGITNAAASARLTELVDAGLLTKRPYREPGKRTRHEYVLTQAGTDLMPVVWAMFEWGLRYLEDTRLRLTHLGCGAEARVEIRCADDHVVPPDELGIKLGRRRGDGMVPA; this comes from the coding sequence GTGGTGACACTCGTGGGCCCACTGAAGGACCGCGACTCGTGGTCGGCCGTCGGCCACTGCCCGATCGAGAAGACCATGGCCGTGGTCGGCACCAAATCGGCCATGCTGATCATGCGAGAGGCCTACTACGGCACCACGCGATTCGACGATTTCGCGCAACGCGTGGGCATCACCAACGCCGCCGCGTCGGCCCGCCTGACCGAACTCGTCGACGCGGGCCTGCTGACCAAACGTCCCTACCGTGAGCCCGGGAAGCGGACCCGGCACGAATACGTGCTGACGCAGGCGGGCACCGATCTGATGCCCGTCGTCTGGGCGATGTTCGAATGGGGGCTTCGGTATCTCGAGGACACCAGACTGCGGCTGACTCACCTGGGCTGTGGGGCCGAGGCGCGGGTTGAAATTCGTTGTGCGGACGATCATGTGGTGCCACCCGACGAACTCGGCATCAAGCTGGGCCGCCGCCGCGGTGACGGTATGGTGCCCGCATGA
- a CDS encoding thiolase family protein — protein MTGFSDRDAVIVGAVRTPVGKGKPGGALHGVLPADLLAHSLRELVARTGIDPAEVDDVIAGAVTQVGDQAVNIARNALLGAGFPESVPGTTVDRQCGSSQQAISFAAQGVQAGAYDIVIAAGVESMSRVPMGSSVTPGSNPFGNDMAARYPEGLVAQGISAELIAAKWNLSRTELDEFSANSHEKAARATKEGLFDNELAPIAGLTTDEIIRPGSTVESLAGLRPAFYNEAVGARFPQINWSITPGNSSPLSDGSAAVLITSGAAARRLGLTPLARVHTTTVVGSDPLYMLTGVIPATEKVLHRSGLALSDIDLFEVNEAFAPVVLSWAKETGADLARTNVNGGAIAIGHPLGASGARIMTTLVNALHQRGGRYGLQTMCEGGGMANATIIERL, from the coding sequence ATGACCGGATTTTCAGATCGCGACGCCGTCATCGTCGGTGCGGTGCGCACCCCGGTCGGCAAAGGCAAGCCCGGCGGGGCGCTGCACGGTGTGCTGCCCGCCGATCTCCTGGCCCACAGCCTGCGGGAACTCGTCGCGCGGACGGGCATCGACCCCGCTGAGGTGGACGACGTGATCGCCGGCGCAGTTACCCAGGTGGGCGATCAGGCCGTGAACATCGCCCGCAACGCCCTGCTGGGCGCGGGCTTCCCCGAGTCGGTGCCCGGCACCACCGTCGACCGGCAGTGCGGCAGCAGCCAGCAGGCCATCAGCTTCGCCGCCCAGGGCGTGCAGGCGGGTGCCTACGACATCGTCATCGCCGCGGGCGTGGAGTCGATGAGCCGAGTGCCGATGGGCTCCTCGGTGACACCGGGAAGCAACCCCTTCGGCAACGACATGGCCGCGCGCTACCCCGAGGGCCTCGTCGCCCAGGGCATCAGCGCGGAGTTGATCGCAGCCAAGTGGAACCTGTCGCGCACCGAACTCGACGAATTCTCCGCGAACAGCCACGAGAAGGCCGCCCGCGCGACCAAGGAGGGCCTGTTCGACAACGAACTCGCGCCCATCGCGGGTCTGACCACCGACGAGATCATCCGCCCCGGCAGCACCGTGGAGAGCCTGGCCGGCCTACGACCCGCGTTCTACAACGAGGCCGTCGGCGCGCGATTCCCACAGATCAACTGGTCCATCACGCCGGGCAACTCCTCGCCGCTGTCCGACGGCAGCGCCGCAGTGCTCATCACCAGTGGTGCGGCGGCCAGGCGACTCGGGCTGACCCCGTTGGCGCGCGTCCACACCACGACGGTCGTGGGGTCGGACCCGCTGTACATGCTCACCGGTGTCATCCCGGCGACCGAGAAGGTGCTGCACCGCTCGGGCCTGGCGCTGTCGGACATCGACCTGTTCGAGGTCAACGAGGCGTTCGCGCCCGTCGTGCTCTCGTGGGCGAAGGAGACCGGCGCCGACCTGGCCCGCACCAACGTCAACGGCGGCGCCATCGCGATCGGACACCCGCTGGGCGCCAGCGGCGCGCGGATCATGACGACCCTGGTCAACGCCCTGCATCAGCGCGGCGGCCGCTACGGCCTGCAGACCATGTGCGAGGGCGGCGGCATGGCCAACGCGACCATCATCGAGCGCCTGTGA
- a CDS encoding alpha/beta hydrolase has product MTQLQPDVQMLLDQVAALDAPPLESLPVEEARAAFLAAGTGRPRGPEVGEVVDGTFAGPAGELDYRLYRPATPGPHAVIVYYHAGGWVLGETRSDDPLCRDLCDRTGAIVVSLGYRHAPEHRFPAVVDDAFAGLQWVAENAAGLGGRADQLIVAGWSAGGGTAAVVAQLARDAGGPQLAGQALLTPVTDSDTTRPSYVENGKGYGLDTTLMQWCFEQYADPADHTDPRIAPLRAKDFRGLAPAVVVTAEFDVVRDEGTAYAEALSAAGVPTTHIRAEGHNHLSLSMVDIIASGAPVREQFAAAIRGFLA; this is encoded by the coding sequence GTGACCCAACTTCAACCCGACGTTCAGATGCTTCTCGATCAGGTGGCGGCCCTCGACGCGCCGCCGCTGGAATCGCTTCCGGTGGAGGAGGCTCGTGCAGCCTTCCTGGCCGCGGGCACCGGGCGGCCTCGGGGACCTGAGGTCGGCGAGGTCGTCGACGGAACATTCGCCGGCCCGGCCGGTGAACTGGACTATCGGCTGTACCGCCCGGCGACGCCCGGTCCGCATGCGGTGATCGTCTACTACCACGCCGGTGGCTGGGTGCTGGGCGAGACCCGTTCGGATGATCCGCTGTGCCGAGACCTGTGTGACCGCACCGGCGCCATCGTCGTGTCGCTGGGTTACCGACATGCTCCCGAACATCGCTTTCCAGCAGTGGTCGATGACGCGTTCGCCGGACTGCAGTGGGTCGCGGAGAACGCCGCCGGCCTCGGTGGCCGTGCCGATCAGCTGATCGTGGCCGGCTGGAGCGCCGGTGGCGGCACCGCCGCGGTGGTGGCCCAGTTGGCCCGCGACGCCGGTGGTCCGCAGTTGGCCGGCCAGGCCCTGCTGACTCCGGTGACCGACAGCGACACCACGCGGCCCTCCTACGTCGAGAACGGCAAGGGCTATGGCCTCGACACCACGCTGATGCAGTGGTGCTTCGAGCAGTACGCAGACCCGGCCGACCACACCGATCCGCGCATCGCGCCGCTGCGCGCCAAGGACTTTCGCGGACTGGCCCCGGCCGTCGTCGTCACGGCCGAGTTCGACGTTGTGCGCGACGAGGGCACGGCCTACGCCGAGGCGCTGTCGGCGGCTGGCGTGCCCACCACGCACATCCGCGCCGAGGGGCACAACCACCTCTCGCTGAGCATGGTCGACATCATCGCCTCGGGTGCGCCCGTGCGCGAGCAGTTCGCGGCGGCCATCCGCGGCTTTCTGGCCTGA
- a CDS encoding transglutaminase family protein — MGIKVALEHRTSYTFDRLVEVHPHVVRLRPAPHSRTPIEAYSLDIEPADHFINWQQDAFGNFLARLVFPNRTRQLTITVGLIADLKVINPFDFFIEEFAETFPFVYPKAMAEDLKPYLRPVDEGEEGTGPGDLVSAWVRDFIVPPATRTIDFLVALNHAVNADVGYSVRMEPGVQTPDHTLRTAVGSCRDSAWLLVSILRQLGLAARFVSGYLVQLSSDVEALDGPSGPAADFTDLHAWTEVYVPGAGWIGLDPTSGLFAGEGHIPLSATPHPSSAAPITGSTGVAETTLDFSNTVTRIHEDPRVTLPYTDSAWAAIVDLGARVDKRLNEGDVRLTVGGEPTFVSIDNQVDPEWTTEADGPHKRERASVLAARLKQVWAPFGLVQRNQGKWYPGEPLPRWQIGLYWRSDGEPVWHDETLLADPWTQGPQLDSVADGSDRDLLTAIADGLGLPRTQVRPAFEDPLSRLAASVRLPAGAAVSEDDDLADDSRAARAALLARLDSAVTEPAAHVLPLHRAEDDAGWASADWRLRRGRIVLLEGDSPAGLRLPLNAISWEPPRTTFTADPLAERGDSDADEAETAEVEDAPDAPITALVAEIRDGLLYVFLPPTDELDHFFDLVGRLESAAAALRCPLVIEGYGPPPDARLQIMSITPDPGVIEVNVAPTASFAEQRAQLETLYEQARLSRLSTESFEVDGTHGGTGGGNHITLGGTTPADSPMLRRPDVLVSLLTYWQRHPALSYLFAGRFVGTTSQAPRVDEGRAEALYELEIAFAEIARLTASGAPQPWITDRALRHLLTDITGNTHRAEFCIDKLYSPDSARGRLGLLELRGFEMPPHPQMAMVQSLLVRSLVSWFWDQPLRAPLIRHGANLHGRYLLPHYLIHDIADVAADLRAHGIDFETSWLDPFTEFRFPRIGTAVFDGVEIELRGAIEPWNTLGEESTGTGTARYVDSSIERLQVRLIGADRQRHVVTCNGHPIPLLATDNPDVQVGGVRYRAWQPPSALHPTITVDGPLRFELVDTAAGMSRGGCTYHVAHPGGRSYDTPPVNAVEAESRRGRRFEATGFTPGRVDLGDLREKQARQSTDVGAPGILDLRRVRTVLQ, encoded by the coding sequence ATGGGCATAAAAGTGGCGCTGGAACATCGCACCAGCTACACGTTCGATCGTCTGGTTGAGGTGCATCCGCACGTCGTGCGACTGCGCCCCGCACCGCATTCGCGTACGCCGATCGAGGCCTACTCGCTGGACATCGAACCCGCCGACCACTTCATCAACTGGCAGCAGGACGCGTTCGGCAACTTCCTGGCCCGCCTCGTGTTCCCGAACCGCACCCGGCAGCTGACCATCACCGTCGGCTTGATCGCCGACCTCAAGGTGATCAACCCGTTCGACTTCTTCATCGAGGAGTTCGCCGAGACCTTCCCGTTCGTCTACCCCAAGGCGATGGCTGAGGACCTCAAGCCGTATCTGCGCCCCGTGGACGAGGGGGAGGAGGGCACGGGCCCGGGGGATCTGGTCAGCGCCTGGGTCCGGGATTTCATCGTGCCGCCGGCCACCAGGACCATCGATTTCCTGGTGGCGCTCAACCACGCTGTGAACGCCGACGTGGGCTACAGCGTCCGGATGGAACCCGGTGTGCAGACGCCGGATCACACGTTGCGGACCGCGGTGGGCTCCTGCCGCGACTCGGCCTGGCTGCTGGTGTCCATCCTGCGTCAGCTGGGTCTCGCGGCCCGGTTCGTCTCCGGCTATCTGGTCCAGCTGTCGTCGGATGTCGAAGCCCTCGACGGGCCGTCCGGCCCGGCAGCCGATTTCACCGATCTGCACGCCTGGACCGAGGTCTACGTGCCGGGCGCGGGCTGGATCGGCCTGGACCCCACGTCGGGCCTGTTCGCGGGGGAGGGTCACATCCCGCTGTCGGCGACACCGCACCCGTCGTCGGCGGCGCCCATCACAGGCTCCACCGGCGTCGCCGAGACCACACTGGACTTCTCCAACACCGTCACGCGGATCCACGAGGACCCGCGGGTCACGTTGCCCTACACGGACTCCGCGTGGGCGGCCATCGTCGACCTGGGCGCACGTGTCGACAAGCGGCTCAATGAGGGCGACGTCCGGTTGACGGTCGGCGGTGAGCCCACATTCGTGTCGATCGACAACCAGGTCGACCCCGAGTGGACCACCGAGGCCGACGGGCCACACAAGCGGGAACGAGCCTCGGTTCTGGCCGCCCGCCTCAAGCAGGTGTGGGCGCCCTTCGGCCTGGTGCAGCGCAACCAGGGCAAGTGGTATCCGGGAGAACCGCTGCCGCGCTGGCAGATCGGGCTGTACTGGCGCTCTGACGGCGAACCCGTGTGGCACGACGAAACGCTTCTGGCCGACCCGTGGACGCAGGGTCCGCAACTCGACTCGGTGGCCGACGGCAGCGACCGTGATCTGCTGACCGCGATCGCCGACGGGCTCGGACTCCCGCGCACCCAGGTGCGGCCCGCCTTCGAGGACCCACTGAGTCGACTGGCCGCCTCGGTGCGCTTGCCGGCCGGTGCCGCGGTCTCCGAGGACGACGATCTGGCGGACGACAGCAGGGCGGCCCGCGCGGCCCTGCTGGCCCGGTTGGACAGCGCCGTCACCGAACCCGCGGCCCATGTCCTGCCGCTGCACCGCGCCGAGGACGACGCCGGCTGGGCCAGTGCGGACTGGAGACTGCGCCGCGGCCGCATCGTGCTGCTCGAGGGCGACTCGCCCGCAGGCCTGCGACTGCCGCTGAACGCCATCAGTTGGGAGCCGCCCCGCACCACGTTCACCGCCGATCCGTTGGCCGAACGCGGCGACTCCGACGCCGACGAGGCTGAGACCGCTGAAGTCGAGGATGCGCCGGATGCGCCGATCACGGCCCTGGTCGCCGAGATTCGCGACGGGCTGCTCTACGTGTTCCTGCCGCCGACCGACGAACTGGACCACTTCTTCGATCTGGTGGGACGGCTCGAGAGCGCCGCCGCGGCGCTGCGCTGCCCACTGGTGATCGAGGGATACGGCCCGCCGCCGGACGCGCGACTGCAGATCATGTCGATCACCCCGGATCCCGGCGTGATCGAGGTCAACGTCGCGCCCACCGCAAGCTTCGCCGAACAGCGCGCGCAGTTGGAGACGCTGTACGAGCAGGCCCGCCTGTCCCGGTTGTCCACCGAGTCCTTCGAGGTCGACGGAACCCACGGCGGCACCGGCGGCGGAAACCACATCACGCTCGGCGGGACCACGCCGGCGGACTCTCCGATGCTGCGCAGGCCGGACGTGCTGGTGTCGCTGCTGACCTATTGGCAGCGGCACCCCGCACTGTCCTATCTGTTCGCGGGCCGGTTCGTCGGCACCACGTCGCAGGCACCGCGCGTGGATGAGGGCCGTGCCGAAGCCCTCTACGAACTCGAGATCGCGTTCGCCGAGATCGCCAGGCTGACCGCGTCCGGAGCTCCCCAGCCGTGGATCACCGACCGTGCGCTGCGCCATCTTCTGACCGATATCACCGGCAACACCCACCGAGCCGAGTTCTGCATCGACAAGCTCTACAGCCCCGACAGCGCCCGCGGCCGGCTGGGCCTGCTGGAACTGCGCGGCTTCGAGATGCCGCCGCACCCGCAGATGGCGATGGTGCAGTCGCTGCTGGTCCGCTCGCTGGTGTCGTGGTTCTGGGACCAGCCCCTGCGGGCACCCCTGATCCGGCACGGTGCGAACCTGCACGGCCGATACCTGTTGCCGCACTACCTGATCCACGATATCGCCGACGTGGCCGCCGATCTGCGCGCGCACGGCATCGACTTCGAGACCAGCTGGCTGGACCCGTTCACCGAGTTCCGCTTCCCGCGCATCGGCACCGCGGTCTTCGACGGTGTCGAGATCGAACTCCGAGGTGCGATCGAACCGTGGAACACCCTCGGCGAGGAGTCCACCGGCACCGGCACCGCGCGCTACGTCGACTCCTCGATCGAACGCCTCCAGGTCCGGTTGATCGGTGCCGACCGGCAGCGCCACGTCGTCACCTGCAACGGTCACCCGATTCCGCTGCTGGCCACCGACAACCCCGACGTCCAGGTCGGGGGAGTCCGCTACCGGGCCTGGCAGCCGCCGAGCGCCCTGCACCCGACCATCACGGTCGACGGGCCTCTGCGTTTCGAACTCGTCGACACCGCGGCGGGCATGTCCCGGGGCGGATGCACCTACCACGTCGCACACCCGGGGGGTCGGTCGTATGACACCCCGCCCGTCAACGCCGTCGAGGCCGAATCCCGCCGCGGGCGACGTTTCGAGGCCACCGGGTTCACCCCCGGGAGGGTCGACCTCGGCGACCTCCGCGAGAAGCAGGCGCGCCAGTCGACCGACGTGGGCGCGCCGGGAATCCTCGATCTGCGCCGGGTGCGTACCGTGCTGCAATGA